In Nakamurella antarctica, the following are encoded in one genomic region:
- a CDS encoding amidohydrolase: protein MTTTLLRGGRIHTAYDPAATAIAITDGVISWIGAEHGIEQAGHIDRTVDLGGLFVAPAFIDSHVHSADAGLALTGLDLSAAQSLPQCLDHIRGYAKAHPAAVIWGHGWDESGWPEKRWPTLAEIDAVVGDRVAYFARVDVHSALVSSRVHRQLDPSAVGFSGDGPLTQISNLAARDLARAAMPVEQCGDAQRAFLDHCARHGIVEVHECGFPDPRSLSELRGLLSMANVPVAVRGYLAAAVTDPQEARELLLQSGAHALAGDLSVDGAIGSTTASLCAPYLDAASRGNRYLGDDAITEHLVACALAGIQPGFHAIGDDAVDAVAAGLRRAAERLGPNGSVALAAVTPRIEHAEMVGPEAIATFAATGTVASVQPLFDALWGGEAGMYSQRLGGERAGRMNPFAALASAGVTLALGSDAPVTPADPWAAVQAAVHHRTPGFGLSSRGAFTAHTRGAHRAAGRVERGVGTISVGAPADIAIWQAGELVRPVSAEKLSRWSTDPKSRVPLLPDLMPGNDLPSCVATISAGKVTFDGSGLLESGAAESQLL, encoded by the coding sequence GTGACCACCACACTGCTCCGCGGCGGACGTATCCACACCGCCTACGACCCTGCCGCTACCGCCATCGCCATTACCGACGGGGTGATCAGCTGGATCGGCGCCGAACACGGCATCGAACAAGCCGGCCACATAGATCGGACCGTCGACCTCGGCGGGCTGTTCGTCGCCCCGGCCTTCATTGATTCGCATGTCCACAGCGCTGACGCGGGCCTGGCGTTGACCGGGCTTGACCTATCGGCTGCGCAGTCTCTGCCCCAGTGCCTGGACCACATCCGCGGGTACGCCAAAGCGCACCCCGCAGCCGTCATTTGGGGGCATGGCTGGGACGAAAGCGGCTGGCCAGAGAAACGTTGGCCGACGTTGGCCGAAATCGACGCCGTCGTGGGTGACCGGGTCGCCTATTTCGCGAGGGTGGATGTGCACTCGGCGCTGGTGTCCTCGCGGGTACACCGCCAACTGGATCCGAGCGCCGTCGGCTTTAGCGGCGACGGTCCGTTGACGCAGATCAGTAACTTAGCGGCCAGGGACCTCGCTCGGGCCGCGATGCCCGTCGAACAATGCGGCGATGCGCAACGCGCGTTCTTGGACCACTGCGCGCGGCACGGAATTGTCGAGGTGCACGAATGCGGCTTTCCGGATCCGCGGTCACTCTCGGAACTGCGCGGCCTGCTCTCCATGGCGAATGTCCCCGTGGCCGTTCGCGGCTACCTTGCGGCCGCTGTCACAGATCCGCAGGAGGCGCGCGAGCTGCTGCTGCAATCGGGAGCGCACGCGCTGGCCGGCGACCTTTCTGTAGACGGGGCGATCGGTTCCACGACGGCTTCTTTGTGTGCCCCCTACTTGGATGCCGCCAGCCGCGGCAACCGGTATCTGGGCGATGACGCTATTACCGAACACTTGGTGGCGTGCGCTTTGGCCGGGATCCAGCCGGGTTTCCACGCGATCGGCGACGATGCTGTTGACGCTGTGGCCGCTGGATTGCGCCGCGCCGCAGAGCGGTTGGGCCCCAACGGGTCCGTCGCTTTGGCCGCCGTAACACCGCGTATTGAGCACGCGGAGATGGTCGGCCCTGAGGCGATCGCTACATTTGCCGCCACCGGGACCGTCGCCAGTGTGCAGCCGCTCTTCGACGCTCTGTGGGGCGGCGAAGCGGGCATGTACTCGCAGCGGCTGGGAGGCGAGCGGGCCGGAAGGATGAACCCATTCGCGGCGCTGGCCTCGGCCGGCGTGACCTTGGCTCTTGGCTCGGATGCTCCGGTGACGCCCGCGGATCCATGGGCCGCGGTGCAGGCCGCGGTGCACCACCGCACCCCGGGCTTCGGCTTATCCTCCCGAGGCGCATTCACCGCGCATACCCGCGGCGCCCACCGCGCCGCTGGCCGGGTCGAGAGGGGAGTAGGAACCATCAGCGTCGGCGCGCCCGCAGACATTGCGATCTGGCAAGCAGGGGAGTTGGTGCGACCTGTTTCTGCGGAAAAACTATCGCGTTGGTCTACCGACCCGAAGTCAAGGGTTCCACTCCTTCCCGATCTGATGCCCGGAAATGATCTGCCCTCCTGTGTTGCCACTATTTCAGCCGGCAAGGTCACGTTCGACGGCTCGGGTTTGCTCGAATCTGGGGCTGCCGAATCGCAGTTACTCTAA
- the lnt gene encoding apolipoprotein N-acyltransferase, with product MASETTDLHVADPKAQRRQEAGRRSYLRWRSLRGLGGLRILGSIVGGAGLYFGSAPHDLWWLPILGFAVIGACLYGRRIRPALGLSFLAGAAFYLPLLTWAGTYVGDVPWLGLALMEALLVIPAGALIAVTSRRLPFWPVWGATAWMAGEFLRGHFPFGGFPWGAIAFTQVDGPLLPAASLIGSAGMGFLVPLAGFSVAELGRRLIVHRIWQRWNELQPKTLLAPVSSVILAFGVGVLGLVTVHNPVADPHERIAIIQGNVPRAGLDFNSQRRAVLDNHALQTHQLADAVRAGTSPKPTLVIWPENSSDIDPFVNPDASKVISDAAADIGVPILVGAVVGSTEPRRNYNMGIVWDPVTGPGQTYTKRHPVPFGEYMPYRSFFRIFSDKVDLLQNEFLPGETVGNLMMAGVNVGDVICFEVVYDSLVRDVVNGGAQVLVVQTNNATFGYTDETWQQMAMSRVRAVEHGRAALVVSTSGISAVIAPNGTVEASIGLFTPGYLTPSVPLSTDTTPGTVIGGEVEWLLMLASPLALIGAWVVRRNTRAHRATATD from the coding sequence GTGGCTTCTGAAACAACTGACCTGCACGTTGCCGATCCGAAAGCCCAGCGTCGGCAAGAAGCTGGTCGCCGTAGCTATCTCCGCTGGCGTTCGCTGCGCGGACTAGGCGGACTGCGGATCCTCGGCTCAATCGTTGGGGGCGCTGGTTTGTATTTCGGCAGCGCACCACACGACCTGTGGTGGTTACCCATCCTGGGTTTCGCAGTCATCGGCGCGTGCCTCTACGGGCGCAGGATCAGGCCCGCTCTTGGCCTCTCGTTCCTGGCGGGTGCGGCTTTCTACCTGCCGTTGCTGACCTGGGCCGGCACGTACGTCGGTGATGTGCCCTGGTTGGGGTTGGCCCTCATGGAGGCGCTGCTGGTGATACCTGCTGGCGCACTGATCGCCGTCACCAGCCGTCGTTTACCGTTCTGGCCGGTCTGGGGGGCTACTGCATGGATGGCGGGGGAGTTTCTGCGTGGGCACTTTCCTTTTGGTGGTTTCCCCTGGGGCGCAATCGCTTTCACTCAAGTGGACGGGCCGCTTCTGCCCGCGGCGTCGCTTATTGGATCGGCCGGGATGGGTTTCCTCGTCCCGCTGGCAGGTTTTTCAGTAGCCGAGCTCGGACGTCGATTAATCGTGCACCGCATCTGGCAACGATGGAATGAGCTCCAGCCGAAGACCCTTCTTGCCCCCGTTTCTTCGGTCATCCTCGCGTTCGGCGTCGGCGTTCTCGGACTTGTCACGGTCCATAATCCTGTTGCCGACCCCCACGAGAGGATCGCAATTATCCAGGGCAATGTGCCGCGTGCCGGGTTGGATTTCAATTCACAGCGTCGGGCGGTCCTGGACAATCATGCGCTGCAAACCCACCAGCTTGCTGATGCGGTAAGAGCCGGGACGTCGCCGAAACCTACATTGGTGATTTGGCCAGAAAATTCCTCTGATATTGATCCATTCGTCAATCCGGATGCTTCGAAGGTCATCTCCGATGCCGCCGCCGACATTGGGGTCCCCATTCTGGTGGGCGCCGTGGTCGGGTCTACCGAACCCAGACGCAACTACAACATGGGGATCGTCTGGGATCCGGTCACCGGGCCGGGCCAGACGTACACCAAAAGACATCCGGTCCCTTTCGGCGAGTACATGCCGTACCGGTCGTTTTTCCGCATCTTCTCCGACAAAGTCGACCTGCTGCAGAACGAGTTCCTACCGGGGGAGACCGTAGGTAATTTGATGATGGCGGGGGTCAACGTCGGGGATGTGATTTGCTTCGAAGTCGTCTACGACAGCTTGGTACGCGACGTCGTGAATGGCGGGGCGCAGGTACTCGTGGTCCAAACTAACAACGCAACCTTCGGGTACACCGACGAAACCTGGCAGCAGATGGCGATGAGCCGTGTTCGCGCAGTCGAACACGGGAGGGCAGCCCTGGTGGTGTCCACGAGCGGAATTTCAGCCGTCATTGCGCCGAACGGCACCGTAGAAGCCAGCATCGGGCTCTTCACCCCGGGGTATCTCACTCCGTCGGTTCCGCTGAGCACTGACACCACACCGGGTACGGTTATCGGCGGAGAGGTTGAATGGCTGCTGATGTTGGCATCACCACTGGCCCTGATAGGTGCCTGGGTGGTGCGTAGAAACACCAGGGCACACCGAGCAACCGCCACAGACTAG
- a CDS encoding polyprenol monophosphomannose synthase — MSSRQTPQEPPERVLVIIPTYNELENLPLILDRLLASVPSVDVLVVDDSSPDGTGDIADQRAAADDRINVLHRRAKNGLGAAYIEGFRWGLAAGYDVLVEMDADGSHAPEQLPRLLGAIAHADLVIGSRYVPGGQVVNWPKRREILSKGGNLYCRLALGIAVRDITAGYRAYRAAVLQKLDLDAIESHGYCFQVDLGWRTIQAGFTVAEVPITFTERLIGVSKMSGNIVQEALLKVTVWGMRRRVQQVSKLFKR; from the coding sequence GTGAGCAGCCGACAGACACCGCAGGAACCGCCCGAGAGGGTGCTGGTGATCATCCCGACCTACAACGAGCTGGAAAATTTGCCGCTCATACTCGATCGGTTGCTCGCGAGTGTTCCCTCGGTGGACGTGCTCGTGGTGGACGACTCCAGTCCCGACGGGACCGGCGACATCGCCGACCAGCGGGCAGCGGCCGATGACCGAATCAATGTGCTGCATCGCAGGGCTAAGAATGGACTCGGCGCCGCCTATATCGAGGGGTTTCGGTGGGGGCTGGCAGCTGGATACGACGTGCTGGTCGAGATGGACGCGGATGGGTCCCACGCACCCGAGCAACTCCCTCGGCTGCTCGGCGCCATCGCCCACGCGGACCTGGTGATCGGATCCCGCTATGTCCCCGGCGGACAAGTCGTGAACTGGCCGAAACGTCGGGAAATTCTCTCCAAGGGGGGGAACCTCTACTGCCGCCTCGCGTTGGGGATCGCAGTCCGAGACATCACCGCCGGCTACCGTGCCTACCGTGCGGCGGTATTGCAGAAGCTGGACTTGGACGCGATCGAATCGCACGGGTATTGCTTCCAGGTGGACCTGGGTTGGCGCACGATTCAGGCGGGTTTCACCGTCGCGGAGGTTCCGATCACGTTCACGGAACGGCTGATCGGGGTTTCTAAAATGAGCGGCAACATCGTGCAGGAGGCGTTGCTCAAGGTGACGGTCTGGGGAATGCGTCGCCGCGTCCAACAGGTCAGCAAGCTTTTCAAGCGATAA
- a CDS encoding RNA polymerase-binding protein RbpA: MADRVLRGSRLGATSYEADRNHDLAPRRSATYRCPRDHDFTVPMADDAEVPGVWDCRMHGQESKLVDGSAPEVKSVKPPRTHWDMLLERRTVEQLEEILNERLADLKSRRTAS; encoded by the coding sequence ATGGCCGACCGCGTCCTGCGTGGAAGTCGTCTTGGAGCTACCAGCTACGAGGCAGACCGGAATCATGACTTGGCACCGCGCCGCTCCGCAACCTACAGGTGCCCTCGCGACCACGATTTCACCGTGCCGATGGCAGATGACGCGGAAGTGCCCGGCGTCTGGGACTGCCGGATGCATGGTCAGGAATCGAAGCTTGTTGATGGCTCGGCCCCCGAAGTCAAGAGCGTCAAGCCACCGCGTACCCATTGGGACATGCTTCTGGAGCGCCGCACCGTCGAGCAGCTCGAAGAGATCCTGAACGAGAGACTGGCTGATTTGAAGAGCCGGCGCACGGCTTCCTAA
- a CDS encoding thymidine kinase, producing the protein MTVPAAGSRRGAITTGQVKYYYGPMDCGKSTLALQMDHNHSRQGRRGLLLTKMDRSRKAQISSRMGITRDAVEVDDDMDLADLVRQSWASGRRVDYLIIDEAQFFTPEQVEQLAQLADDVQVDIYAFGIATDFRGKLFPASARWFELADEVLPLQVEVLCWCGRPGRFNARIVDGVVVRDGETVVVADVLSSDPDQPSDAVTPSVHYQVLCRTHHRSGDLGPSSGEGTLPLA; encoded by the coding sequence CTGACGGTCCCCGCAGCGGGCTCGCGGCGTGGGGCCATCACCACCGGGCAGGTGAAGTACTACTACGGCCCCATGGATTGCGGGAAGTCGACACTTGCTTTACAGATGGATCACAACCATTCCCGGCAGGGCCGGCGAGGACTGCTCCTCACAAAGATGGACAGATCCCGCAAGGCACAAATCTCCTCCCGGATGGGGATCACCCGTGACGCCGTCGAGGTCGATGACGATATGGACCTGGCTGATCTCGTGCGGCAGTCCTGGGCCAGCGGTCGTCGGGTGGACTACCTGATCATCGACGAAGCCCAGTTCTTTACTCCCGAACAGGTGGAACAATTGGCGCAGCTCGCCGACGATGTCCAGGTCGACATCTACGCGTTCGGTATCGCGACCGATTTTCGCGGCAAGCTATTTCCCGCCTCCGCCCGCTGGTTTGAACTCGCTGACGAAGTGCTACCCCTCCAGGTTGAGGTGCTGTGCTGGTGCGGTCGCCCCGGCAGGTTCAACGCCCGCATCGTCGATGGCGTCGTGGTTCGGGACGGCGAAACCGTTGTCGTGGCAGACGTTCTCAGCTCCGATCCAGATCAGCCATCGGACGCCGTCACGCCATCGGTGCATTACCAAGTGCTGTGTCGCACCCACCACCGCAGCGGGGACCTAGGGCCGTCATCCGGCGAAGGAACCCTCCCACTGGCGTGA
- a CDS encoding glycerophosphodiester phosphodiesterase: MTRYLEGSTPRAFAHRGWHTGTFAGLENTTPAFAEAVAQGYRYLETDVHVTADGKLLAFHDHFLDRVTDASGQIAALPWEQVRKAKIGGREPIPLLEDLLGEFPQARFNIDPKSDRSVGPLVDVLRRTNSSDRVCIGAFSDRRLQSVRAALGPRVATSLGPRQVAALVGRARHLPIPFRTFGAVAAQVPVGQGRITVVNDAFVSQAHRRGLEVHVWTIDDPAQMRRLLDLGVDAIMTDRPDLLKQELQDRGVWDS; this comes from the coding sequence ATGACGCGCTACCTCGAGGGCTCGACGCCGCGGGCATTTGCTCACCGCGGTTGGCACACGGGCACTTTCGCCGGTCTTGAGAACACCACTCCCGCGTTCGCCGAGGCGGTGGCTCAGGGCTATCGGTATCTCGAAACTGACGTGCACGTCACCGCAGACGGCAAGCTGCTGGCGTTTCACGACCACTTTCTGGATCGCGTCACAGACGCCAGCGGCCAGATAGCGGCGCTGCCTTGGGAACAGGTACGGAAGGCGAAGATCGGCGGTCGGGAGCCGATCCCGCTGTTGGAAGATCTGCTTGGCGAGTTCCCGCAAGCTCGTTTCAACATCGACCCCAAGTCCGATCGCAGTGTTGGCCCGCTGGTGGATGTACTGCGACGGACCAACTCTTCAGACAGGGTCTGCATCGGCGCCTTCTCCGACCGAAGACTGCAGAGTGTGAGAGCTGCGTTGGGGCCACGCGTCGCTACGTCGCTCGGTCCCCGCCAGGTTGCAGCGTTGGTCGGCCGGGCACGTCATCTTCCTATCCCTTTTCGGACATTCGGCGCGGTCGCAGCCCAGGTACCCGTGGGGCAAGGTCGGATCACAGTCGTGAATGACGCCTTTGTTTCGCAAGCCCACCGCCGGGGCCTCGAAGTTCATGTCTGGACGATCGACGACCCGGCACAGATGCGCCGCCTGCTCGACCTCGGCGTCGACGCCATCATGACCGACCGCCCCGATCTGCTGAAACAGGAATTGCAAGACCGCGGGGTCTGGGACAGCTAA
- a CDS encoding metallophosphoesterase yields the protein MPRGLRFVLLLCAVILLLHALPYSLLVLAPAWPAGVTIALTAFFVLAMAAFPLLMIRGHGKRHQDRCALIGDAWLGVIWQYFVWSIAGWALYGVLAAAGLDAPLRGRIAAIAALVWTSGVLLIGFQRAMRVPPAKHTDVFIDRLGTGLDGVRLVIVADTHFGPINRTTWSRGLVAAVNALKPEILAHVGDIADGTVEMRREQAAPLSLAEATLARVYITGNHEYITGAAPWIDHMTQLGWEALHNRHIVVSRGGHDLIIAGVDDLTAAGSGQPGQGADLDSALLGAGDETPVLLLAHQPKQVREAIASGVDLQISGHTHGGQLWPFHYLVRLDQKFLHGLSRHNSRTQMYVSRGAGFWGPPFRVFAPNEISVLTLRSGAAQ from the coding sequence GTGCCGCGCGGTCTCCGTTTTGTCCTTCTTCTGTGTGCGGTCATCCTCCTTCTGCACGCGCTGCCGTACTCGCTCCTGGTGCTGGCACCGGCATGGCCGGCTGGCGTCACGATCGCCCTGACGGCGTTCTTCGTCCTGGCTATGGCTGCATTCCCCCTGCTGATGATCCGGGGGCACGGGAAGCGACACCAGGACCGATGTGCGCTCATCGGCGACGCGTGGCTCGGCGTCATCTGGCAGTACTTCGTGTGGTCGATTGCGGGTTGGGCTCTGTACGGAGTGCTGGCCGCCGCGGGTCTGGATGCACCCCTACGGGGCCGGATCGCGGCTATCGCTGCCTTGGTCTGGACGAGCGGCGTTCTTCTTATCGGATTCCAACGCGCAATGCGTGTCCCTCCCGCCAAACACACTGATGTGTTCATCGACAGACTGGGGACGGGTCTGGACGGCGTGCGGTTGGTGATCGTTGCAGACACCCATTTCGGACCCATCAATCGAACGACGTGGTCTCGCGGCTTGGTTGCTGCGGTGAATGCGCTGAAGCCCGAGATCCTTGCCCACGTCGGGGATATCGCCGATGGGACGGTAGAGATGCGCCGCGAGCAGGCCGCTCCCCTATCACTCGCCGAAGCCACCCTGGCCCGTGTGTACATCACCGGCAATCACGAATACATCACGGGCGCAGCGCCCTGGATCGATCACATGACGCAGCTGGGCTGGGAAGCTCTCCACAACCGCCATATCGTGGTCAGTCGTGGCGGTCACGACCTGATCATCGCTGGCGTCGACGACCTGACGGCAGCCGGATCCGGCCAGCCTGGTCAAGGGGCAGATTTAGATTCCGCACTCCTGGGAGCTGGCGACGAAACCCCGGTCCTGCTGTTAGCGCACCAACCGAAGCAGGTACGCGAAGCCATTGCCTCGGGCGTGGACCTGCAGATCTCGGGGCATACGCACGGCGGGCAGCTATGGCCGTTCCACTATCTCGTGCGGTTGGATCAGAAATTTTTGCACGGGCTCTCTCGGCACAACTCTCGTACCCAGATGTATGTCAGCCGTGGCGCTGGATTTTGGGGGCCGCCGTTCCGGGTGTTTGCGCCCAATGAAATTTCCGTCTTGACGCTGCGTTCCGGGGCCGCACAGTAA
- a CDS encoding SOUL family heme-binding protein, with protein MTEIQPYEVEQRYPDFEVRRYPAHVLVQVDVDADFFKAGNMGFRPLINYISGNNADQSKIAMTSPVTQHPGDGGVEAGSHTVSFVMPADMDAASAPAPSDPKVRTLAVPAGLVAARRFSGGADESRFAENAHTLLQKVAASGFETIDDPWFARYDPPWMPGFLRRNEALVRVQG; from the coding sequence ATGACCGAAATTCAGCCGTACGAAGTTGAGCAGCGCTACCCCGACTTCGAGGTGCGTCGCTACCCCGCGCATGTACTCGTTCAAGTAGATGTGGATGCAGATTTCTTCAAGGCCGGCAACATGGGTTTTCGTCCGCTCATCAACTACATCAGCGGGAATAATGCCGATCAGTCGAAGATCGCGATGACTTCGCCGGTCACACAGCATCCCGGTGATGGCGGGGTGGAAGCTGGCTCCCACACGGTGAGTTTTGTGATGCCCGCAGATATGGACGCGGCATCAGCTCCTGCCCCCAGTGATCCAAAGGTTCGAACCCTTGCAGTGCCGGCTGGGCTTGTTGCCGCCCGTCGATTCAGCGGTGGAGCGGACGAATCGCGGTTTGCCGAGAACGCCCACACGCTTTTACAAAAAGTGGCCGCGTCAGGGTTCGAGACCATCGACGACCCGTGGTTCGCGCGGTACGACCCGCCGTGGATGCCAGGGTTCTTGCGCCGCAACGAAGCGTTGGTGCGAGTGCAGGGTTAA
- the mgtA gene encoding magnesium-translocating P-type ATPase: MKQPGKSPSTAGLGGIIEAAVTESSDVLSTLGSTAAEGLSTEEALRRADQYGPNSVSSHKARLLLVLWHQLRSPLLALLLTAATASYFVGQRSDAVIIGAIVALSVGLGFVNEYRAEKAAESLHDQIRHRCTVVRDGRAASIDVTELVPGDIVRLQLGDIVPADVRLLEVSGLACDESILTGESLPVDKRVSAVPVGTALADLTGCALMGTVVNAGSGRAVVVTTGGRTEFGKIAAGLSGHQLETEFQRGLRRFSMLLVYVAGTLTTSIFVLNVVVHKPIMDALLFSLAIAVGITPQLLPAVVSSSLAAGSRRMSRRKVLVKRLVCIEDLGNVEVLFTDKTGTLTAGRVDYTRSVPTSLDDVGVLRWGLLCTECTVQDGQAVGGNPLDRALSVSTAATAEHAALTDYTQLGLLPFDHDRNMVSVLVRDGAGVLTLVTKGAPESVLDRCVNVSREARDAVAAEFAAGNRVIAVGTRKLSVAKDLVVADERDLNLIGYLIFLDPPKPDAADALRRLASIGITVKVITGDNPAVAIKVCHDLGIPDGAALTGVQLAGMDDDALAAAIPATTVFARVSPQDKARIVRVQRRSGAGVAFLGDGVNDALALHAADVGISVDSATDVAKDAADVILLEKNLDVLADGVAEGRRIFANTIKYVLMGTSSNFGNMFSAAGASVFLSFLPMLPSQILLNNLLYDTSQLAIPTDHVDEEQLRRPAHWDIGFIRRFMIFFGPLSSVFDFITFGVMLWVFNAGPGEFRSGWFVESLATQTLVIFVIRTRRVPFFRSHPSLPLVLAAFGVVAVGSILPATSLANTLGFSPLPLAFYAALAAMVLAYVALIEAGKRIFYRVDRTDIQRHGKSGRPFLRRRAAHFSHAAR; encoded by the coding sequence GTGAAGCAGCCGGGGAAGTCACCGTCGACGGCCGGGCTCGGTGGCATCATCGAGGCCGCGGTCACCGAGAGCAGCGACGTGCTCTCCACTCTGGGAAGCACAGCAGCGGAGGGGTTGTCGACCGAAGAAGCGTTGCGTCGCGCAGACCAGTACGGCCCAAACTCAGTGTCCTCGCACAAAGCCCGACTGCTCTTAGTGCTCTGGCACCAGCTTCGTTCGCCGCTGCTGGCCCTGTTACTCACCGCAGCCACCGCGTCATATTTTGTGGGCCAGCGCAGCGACGCGGTAATTATCGGCGCGATTGTCGCGCTTTCCGTGGGACTCGGGTTCGTGAACGAATATCGCGCCGAGAAGGCTGCTGAGTCGCTGCACGACCAGATTCGACACCGGTGCACGGTTGTCCGAGACGGTCGGGCGGCCTCGATTGACGTCACAGAGTTGGTGCCGGGAGACATCGTCCGGTTGCAGTTGGGCGACATCGTGCCTGCTGACGTCCGGTTGTTGGAGGTATCAGGTTTGGCCTGCGACGAATCAATACTCACGGGGGAGTCGCTGCCGGTCGACAAACGCGTATCGGCCGTTCCTGTTGGGACAGCGCTGGCGGACCTGACTGGCTGCGCGCTGATGGGCACCGTTGTCAACGCTGGTAGCGGCCGCGCCGTGGTGGTGACGACCGGGGGGCGGACCGAGTTCGGCAAGATTGCGGCCGGGTTGAGTGGGCACCAATTAGAAACAGAATTTCAACGGGGTTTGCGCCGCTTCTCGATGCTTCTGGTCTACGTCGCGGGCACCCTGACCACGTCAATCTTCGTTCTCAATGTCGTTGTGCATAAGCCGATCATGGACGCTCTGCTGTTCTCCCTGGCTATCGCGGTGGGCATCACACCGCAGTTGTTGCCTGCTGTGGTTTCGAGCAGCCTGGCCGCAGGCTCGCGCCGGATGAGCCGTCGCAAGGTGCTCGTCAAACGGCTCGTCTGTATCGAAGATCTCGGCAACGTGGAGGTTTTGTTCACCGACAAAACTGGGACGCTGACCGCAGGCCGCGTCGACTACACCCGCAGCGTGCCAACCAGTCTCGACGATGTCGGCGTGCTGCGCTGGGGACTTCTATGCACAGAGTGCACCGTCCAGGACGGGCAAGCAGTCGGCGGCAACCCGCTCGACCGTGCGCTGAGCGTTTCCACTGCCGCGACGGCCGAGCATGCTGCGCTCACGGATTACACCCAGCTCGGGCTGCTCCCATTCGATCACGATCGCAACATGGTTTCCGTACTGGTCCGAGATGGTGCGGGCGTCCTGACGCTCGTCACAAAAGGTGCACCCGAATCAGTGCTGGATCGATGCGTCAACGTCTCCAGGGAGGCCCGCGACGCTGTGGCCGCCGAGTTTGCAGCTGGCAACCGCGTCATCGCTGTCGGTACTCGAAAACTTTCCGTGGCGAAGGATTTGGTGGTCGCTGACGAACGGGACCTCAACCTGATCGGCTATCTCATCTTTCTGGACCCACCCAAACCCGACGCTGCCGACGCGCTGCGCCGGCTGGCCTCCATCGGGATCACCGTCAAGGTGATCACGGGGGACAACCCGGCAGTTGCCATCAAGGTCTGCCATGATCTCGGGATTCCCGACGGTGCCGCGTTGACGGGCGTGCAACTCGCGGGCATGGATGACGATGCGCTGGCGGCTGCTATTCCTGCGACCACCGTCTTCGCCCGCGTAAGTCCCCAGGACAAGGCCCGGATCGTGCGTGTCCAACGTCGAAGTGGCGCCGGTGTCGCCTTCCTTGGGGACGGCGTGAATGACGCACTGGCCCTCCATGCGGCCGACGTGGGGATCTCGGTGGACTCGGCTACCGATGTCGCGAAAGACGCAGCAGATGTCATTTTGCTGGAGAAGAACCTCGATGTACTCGCCGACGGAGTAGCCGAAGGGCGCAGAATCTTCGCTAACACGATCAAATACGTGCTGATGGGGACGTCGAGTAACTTCGGCAACATGTTCTCGGCGGCAGGAGCCTCGGTATTTCTGTCGTTCCTTCCGATGCTGCCGTCCCAGATCCTGCTGAACAACCTTCTCTACGACACCAGCCAACTCGCCATCCCCACCGACCACGTCGATGAGGAACAGTTGCGCCGCCCCGCACATTGGGACATCGGCTTTATCCGCCGATTTATGATCTTTTTCGGGCCGCTCAGTTCCGTGTTCGACTTCATCACCTTTGGCGTGATGCTGTGGGTGTTCAATGCTGGTCCGGGCGAGTTCCGGTCGGGATGGTTTGTCGAATCACTTGCTACTCAAACCTTGGTGATCTTCGTCATTCGCACCAGACGTGTCCCATTTTTCCGAAGCCATCCGAGCTTGCCACTCGTTCTTGCCGCGTTCGGGGTGGTGGCAGTGGGCAGCATTCTCCCCGCGACCTCTCTGGCCAACACCCTGGGTTTTTCTCCGCTGCCACTGGCTTTTTACGCAGCTCTTGCAGCGATGGTGCTTGCCTATGTGGCATTGATCGAAGCGGGGAAGAGGATCTTTTACCGAGTCGATCGCACAGACATTCAGCGTCACGGCAAATCTGGGCGTCCCTTCCTCCGCCGTCGGGCCGCGCACTTCAGCCATGCTGCGCGGTAA
- a CDS encoding DUF4342 domain-containing protein translates to MSTVKDDHVHQSAAAAEPQESLKLTGQALGDKVKELLHEGNVRRIVVKDEDGHTVMEIPVTAGVVAAVGLPIITAVGALAALANDWKIEVHRKDPS, encoded by the coding sequence ATGAGCACTGTTAAAGATGATCACGTTCACCAGTCGGCTGCTGCCGCTGAACCTCAAGAATCTCTGAAATTGACCGGCCAAGCATTGGGCGACAAGGTCAAGGAACTCTTGCACGAGGGCAACGTTCGTCGCATCGTGGTCAAAGACGAGGACGGCCACACCGTGATGGAAATCCCGGTGACGGCGGGAGTAGTTGCCGCAGTGGGCCTTCCCATCATCACCGCAGTGGGGGCACTTGCGGCGCTCGCCAATGATTGGAAGATCGAGGTGCACCGTAAAGACCCGAGCTGA